Proteins from a single region of Chanodichthys erythropterus isolate Z2021 chromosome 13, ASM2448905v1, whole genome shotgun sequence:
- the si:ch211-114c12.2 gene encoding uncharacterized protein si:ch211-114c12.2, which yields MVRPHSGSPRSKHRPFSDNYSSMNHEGRYGPPSRSQRGFRGPPGKASPSWRDNSSGPQSYPKRPSLMGERRERPHGQWMQNQDHFHPYPSSQDSQRGRRRPSPPRSSRPPPVQHRQSPHGPIHGPPSHRAPLFHGNHPSHTSPSRHFHGPPSERRVPSPHSSFRGPQRRPSPQEHDRSWCPAPRDRPFGRPALGGHHWNGPGGYPHPPGGDSRLSGPPHRKPREFHGRSSYPERWSAERDQRGPHGDVGRESRRPGMEWAHGGGGSPQSRPPYRSPARRPGPPPSGSSFRPYPPVRPQERPIGRPFKRKSQEFRRPPSSSGFEHGPPKRFRRELSVRPLPLRGFRGRGLSLNDKSRLLKARKFRAESVARFKLPPPRISDRVPKHKPQTAPKNGKDSSGVPPRKIPLKKMPSSRESSPSTVSKTAEPERESETKMESRRSVSAHSSSPIDRRLSRDLVVVSHWEAGHKPSTSSKNNAPWRNKAPKNKSEESESHGNLTLNERFTKLQSPTSSSQEQKERQSSGSPEKTLRKPASFQRPNFRSTVGVKRGPAPDGVLRKPLMGSLIPRPPFNQKPVFKKSQSIMSKYKNLQTLRHKVPHQRQATSYRRW from the exons ATGGTGAGACCACACTCAGGATCTCCTCGTTCCAAACACAG GCCCTTCTCTGACAACTACAGCAGCATGAATCACGAAGGACGATATGGCCCCCCTTCAAGAAGCCAGAGGGGTTTCAGAGGACCTCCCGGAAAAGCCTCACCAAGTTGGAGAGATAACAGTAGTGGACCACAGTCATACCCCAAAAGGCCCTCGCTAATGGGTGAACGCAGAGAACGACCACACGGACAGTGGATGCAGAACCAGGATCACTTCCATCCCTATCCCAGCTCACAGGATTCACAGCGGGGCCGCAGGAGGCCTTCTCCACCCCGTTCAAGCCGCCCTCCCCCAGTCCAGCACAGGCAGTCCCCACATGGTCCTATACATGGACCACCTAGCCATAGAGCACCACTCTTCCATGGAAATCACCCCAGCCACACATCTCCATCTCGCCATTTCCATGGCCCTCCATCAGAAAGACGGGTTCCTTCACCGCATAGTTCCTTCAGGGGTCCCCAGCGACGCCCAAGCCCTCAGGAGCATGACAGGAGCTGGTGCCCTGCACCTCGTGACAGGCCCTTTGGCCGACCAGCACTTGGTGGGCACCACTGGAATGGCCCAGGAGGTTATCCTCACCCCCCTGGTGGGGATTCGCGGCTCTCCGGCCCACCCCACAGGAAACCCAGAGAGTTTCATGGAAGGAGTTCATATCCAGAGAG GTGGTCTGCAGAGAGAGATCAACGTGGGCCGCATGGAGATGTTGGAAGAGAGTCCCGGCGCCCCGGCATGGAATGGGCACACGGAGGAGGGGGTAGTCCACAGTCTCGGCCCCCTTACAGATCACCGGCACGAAGACCAGGCCCACCCCCATCTGGCTCATCGTTCAGACCTTATCCACCTGTGCGACCTCAGGAAAGGCCCATTGGACGGCCATTCAAGAGGAAGAGTCAAGAGTTCAGGCGTCCGCCGTCATCAAGTGGTTTTGAGCATGGGCCACCGAAGCGTTTCCGCAGGGAATTATCAGTGAGACCTCTTCCTCTCAGGGGCTTCCGAGGTCGTGGTCTGTCCCTCAATGATAAAAGTCGACTGCTAAAGGCACGGAAGTTTAGAGCAGAGTCAGTGGCCCGGTTCAAACTTCCCCCACCAAGAATTTCGGACAGAGTCCCGAAACACAAGCCTCAGACAGCACCAAAGAATGGCAAAGATTCTTCAGGAGTGCCACCACGCAAGATACCACTCAAAAAGATGCCGTCATCCAGAGAGTCATCCCCCAGCACAGTCTCCAAGACCGCAGAGCCTGAGAGGGAATCCGAAACAAAGATGGAATCCCGTCGCTCTGTGAGCGCACACAG CTCCTCACCAATAGACAGGCGACTTTCACGTGACCTTGTTGTGGTTTCCCATTGGGAGGCAGGGCACAAACCCAGTACTAGTTCTAAGAACAATGCACCTTGGAGGAATAAGGCACCCAAGAACAAGTCTG AGGAATCAGAATCTCATGGAAATTTAACACTGAATGAACGCTTCACCAAACTACAGAGTCCTACGAGTTCTTCACAGGAACAAAAAGAAAGACA gtCTTCTGGAAGTCCAGAAAAAACCCTGAGGAAGCCTGCTTCGTTTCAG AGGCCTAATTTCCGCTCAACTGTTGGAGTGAAGAGGGGACCAGCTCCTGATGGAGTTCTCAGGAAACCCTTAATG GGCTCTTTAATTCCAAGACCTCCCTTCAATCAGAAGCCTGTCTTCAAAAAGAGTCAAAGTATCATGTCAAAGTACAAGAACTTGCAGACGTTGCGGCATAAAGTACCCCACCAGCGTCAAGCCACTAGCTATCGTCGGTGGTGA